Proteins encoded together in one Bombus affinis isolate iyBomAffi1 chromosome 2, iyBomAffi1.2, whole genome shotgun sequence window:
- the LOC126928825 gene encoding uncharacterized protein LOC126928825, protein MEKRIREIVLFVFLTVFAWENYISCIEISSQIVFDSQENERDSNDFYSKDSLNLNQVNDQLATTRQIPKSFIFAINSENAFRMSNKKRSHFIQDDSTKQPTVINNIQIIVNENGTKSGIDVCKNGICNISVSSRLNNEGNIVTDVHLTVITKLEADFKTNDIPIVDGVRGVANTYDLGLRHLNRSRPSTYLYNTPQIQSRYQGGEPWYQGRRSFQRPRFKPVVDDKIESPLSKTQWNKE, encoded by the exons ATGGAGAAACGAATAAGAGAGATCGTTCTTTTCGTTTTTTTGACGGTGTTTGCATGGGAAAATTATATATCGTGTATAGAGATTTCTTCACAGATTGTATTTGATTCTCAAGAAAATGAACGAGATTCGAACGATTTCTACTCGAAAGATTCTCTTAATTTAAACCAAGTTAACGATCAATTAGCAACGACTCGACAGATTCCTAAATCTTTTATCTTCGCGATAAACAGTGAGAATGCATTTAGAATGTCGAATAAAAAGAGGAGTCATTTTATACAA GATGATTCAACGAAGCAGCCAActgttattaataatattcaaattatcGTGAATGAAAATGGAACAAAGTCCGGCATAGACGTATGCAAAAATGGGATTTGTAACATCTCAGTCTCGTCAAGACTCAATAACGAAGGTAACATTGTAACTGACGTTCATCTTACCGTAATAACAAAATTAGAGGCTGATTTTAAGACGAATGATATTCCAATTGTGGATGGAGTTCGTGGTGTAGCAAATACGTATGATCTTGGTCTTCGTCATCTAAATCGTTCACGTCCATCgacatatttatacaatactCCACAG ATCCAAAGTCGTTACCAAGGCGGTGAACCTTGGTACCAAGGCCGAAGGAGTTTTCAAAGACCTCGATTTAAACCTGTTGTTGACGACAAAATAGAATCGCCTCTTAGCAAAACTCAATGGAACAAGGAATAA